DNA sequence from the Methanofollis sp. genome:
CCTCGGGCCGATCGACCCGTACGACCTGGAGGCGAGGGAGGCCTTCTTCCGGGCCCTGTACGCCGGGACCGAGTACGAGTCCTGGTACGCCGACGACCTGAACGCTATCAAGGCGTTCTGGGAAGAGACACGGCCCGGCAACGCCCGGCGTGTCGTCTGGCTCACCCGGCGGTCTGCCCGGGAGTACGCCGGTTTCCTGGAGTTCCTCAGCAGGGAGCCCGACCCCTGCGGGATCGAAGTTGTCGACCTCACCGACGGGATCGATGTCCTGTACGAGGACGAACCTGACCCGGGCCCTGACAGGATCGTCCCGATCAGCCTCGGCGAACTCGAGCCGGATTGGCTCGCCGCTCAGCAGGACGAAGGACGGGCACTCACCCCGGACGAGGCAGAATATTATCTGCGCACCTGGAAACAGTTAAAACAGGACGAGGACAGCCAGGACGTCCGCACCCTCTGGCGGGGGCAGCTTTGCCATACAGTCTCGGCCACCATCCCGCAGGCCGTCCTCGACGCCGTCCCGGACGAATGGACGAGTGCGGCCCGGGTGATCGGCGACGCCCTCGGAGCCCTCTCCATGGAGTACGATCAATGCGGCGACGCCTATCTCTATTCCCGCCTCCTCGGCCTCATCGAGATGGGATGGGTCGAGGCCGATGGCGACACCCGGGCGATGCGCCTCCTGCAGGTGCGCAGGGCGCCGGCAGAGTGAGGGCCGTCACAGCCGCGGGGGACGAAACTGAAAAAAGTTCAGAGGGGGAGATAGCCGGCCAGCCCTGCCATCAGGAGGAGGAACACAGTCGCCACCGCGAAGACGAAGATGAGGGCGATCGTGAGGAGGACAAAACCGAGGAGGTGGAGAAAACCCGTCTCCCTGTACGGCACCGCGCCGTCGTTCACCTTCTGGGCTGTCACGTAGGCGTCGTAGATGCCATAGGCCCAGATGATGATCCCGGGGATGAGGAGGGCAAAAAGTCCGACCATCACCCCGGTGAAAAAGAGGAGGCCCTTCCCGTACTGGCCGTTGTAGGCCTGGCCCATCCCCCCCCAGACAAAGGAGGCGGAGGCGGCGATTGCCGGATCCTTTCGGAGATGGGAGGGGGTCGCATCGCACTCGTGGGAGAGATCCGATTCCATGAGAAATCTTGCCCCTCAGAGGATAAACATCCGCCGTTCCCATCCGGCAGGGGGCATCAGCAGACCTGGTCCAGCAGATCGATCGCGTCGTCTACGCTCTTGCCAAACTCCTCGATATAGACCTTCATGCTGACAAGATCTCCTCTGGAGGCAGTGGACATAGATTCGATATCGATCGTCGCCATCTTCGCCTCCATCGCCGGCAATTTCTCTTTCATCCTGACGAGATCCTCCCTTGCCAGTTTCAACTGGGTAATCCCAGATTTTTCGTCATGAGCAAGCGTCGCTTTCTGGCAGTGGTCCAGATAGTCACAGCCTTCATTCCGCATCATCCCACAGAAGTCCGCGTCCACCTCGCACAGTGTCTTGAGGGTATCAAACTGCTCTTTCCCGTCAGGAGGGAGTCGGTCACAGGGGATCGTCTCAAGGATACTGAGGGCCCCGCTGAGGTCGGTCTCTGCAGCAGCCATCTCTGCCCTTATGACTCCGACAGAATAATATTCAGTTCCTCCGCCAGTGTCCAGAACTTCAAAATGGGCAGCTGCAGAATCGAGCAGGGCGCACACCTTCTCGGTCTGGTCGGCCAACGTGATCATTTCGCCGAGCATCGTGGTGAAATCCCCGATACCGGCCTTCATCCCGGCTACATCCTCTTGCCAGCCAGGAGGAAGGGACTCGATATCAATCCTGACCATCTTCGTCTCCAGAGCCCGAGATTTCTCTTTCATCCTGATAAGGTTGTCCCGTATCTGATCAAATGACTCAAAACCCGAGACATTACCCTTTCCGAACATAAGATCCTGACCGTATTTCAGCAAGTCACAGCCTTCGTCACGCATCATCCCGGCAAACTCGGCGTCCACCTGACACAGCGTCTTGAGGGCATCGAGATGCTTTTTTTCGTCAGGAGAAAGGCGGTCATAGGAGACGGTGTCGAGGATCACGAGGGCCTCGTCGAGGTCCGTCTT
Encoded proteins:
- a CDS encoding DUF3658 domain-containing protein — translated: MTDTINITFTESSAGALNAAGRPALALPDDLSLGPIDPYDLEAREAFFRALYAGTEYESWYADDLNAIKAFWEETRPGNARRVVWLTRRSAREYAGFLEFLSREPDPCGIEVVDLTDGIDVLYEDEPDPGPDRIVPISLGELEPDWLAAQQDEGRALTPDEAEYYLRTWKQLKQDEDSQDVRTLWRGQLCHTVSATIPQAVLDAVPDEWTSAARVIGDALGALSMEYDQCGDAYLYSRLLGLIEMGWVEADGDTRAMRLLQVRRAPAE